In Hallerella succinigenes, the following are encoded in one genomic region:
- a CDS encoding ABC transporter ATP-binding protein — translation MAEAKSAIELSHVSKAYPGDVDAVNDVSLSIREGEFVALVGPSGCGKSSILRMIAGLETPSEGDLLLHGEDASRLDPKDRDIAMVFQTHALYPHMTVRQNLEFALRMKLVYSVKEIEERIREAVDILDLAPLLDRKPKHLSGGQRQRVALGRALVRKPKIFLFDEPLSGLDAKMKNQMCVELGRLHSRLQATMVLVTHDQNEAMTMGDRVVCLSNGKIQQVGTPMELYEHPANEFVASFIGVPPMNIFAAQWGREGLYFEKAGFTFPVSEAFASKYRTVPRMLVGVRPEFFTISAAGPNTIVAVIEVVEHLGYETLVYAQSNDLSLVVRVPPLANFAVGEKIYLSLDEKNIHLFDISTGASFF, via the coding sequence ATGGCAGAAGCCAAATCAGCGATTGAACTTTCGCACGTTTCCAAGGCTTATCCTGGAGACGTAGATGCGGTAAACGACGTTTCGCTTTCTATCCGAGAAGGCGAGTTTGTCGCGTTGGTCGGTCCATCGGGCTGTGGAAAATCCTCCATTCTGCGCATGATCGCTGGGCTTGAGACCCCCTCGGAAGGGGATCTTTTGCTGCATGGAGAAGATGCAAGCAGGCTCGACCCAAAAGACCGCGACATCGCCATGGTGTTCCAGACGCATGCGCTGTATCCGCACATGACAGTTCGCCAAAATTTGGAATTTGCTCTGCGCATGAAGCTTGTTTATTCGGTGAAAGAAATCGAGGAACGTATCCGCGAAGCTGTCGATATTTTGGACCTTGCGCCGTTGCTCGATCGTAAGCCGAAGCATCTTTCTGGCGGTCAGCGTCAGCGTGTTGCCTTGGGAAGAGCTCTTGTCCGCAAACCGAAGATCTTCCTTTTTGACGAACCGCTTTCCGGTCTTGACGCCAAGATGAAAAATCAGATGTGCGTGGAACTCGGACGTTTGCATTCTCGTTTGCAGGCGACGATGGTACTTGTGACGCACGATCAGAATGAAGCGATGACCATGGGTGACCGAGTCGTTTGTCTTTCGAATGGAAAGATTCAGCAGGTCGGGACGCCGATGGAGCTTTACGAGCATCCGGCAAACGAATTTGTGGCAAGCTTTATCGGAGTTCCTCCGATGAACATCTTTGCTGCCCAGTGGGGACGAGAAGGTCTTTATTTTGAAAAGGCTGGATTCACATTCCCGGTTTCTGAAGCATTTGCGTCGAAGTACCGCACGGTTCCTCGTATGCTTGTCGGAGTTCGCCCGGAGTTCTTTACCATTTCGGCTGCAGGTCCAAATACGATTGTCGCGGTCATCGAAGTGGTGGAACATCTGGGTTACGAAACGCTCGTCTATGCGCAGAGCAACGATCTGAGCTTGGTCGTCCGCGTTCCGCCACTTGCCAATTTTGCGGTCGGCGAAAAGATCTATCTCTCGCTCGACGAAAAGAATATTCATTTGTTTGATATTTCGACAGGGGCAAGCTTCTTTTGA
- a CDS encoding extracellular solute-binding protein — protein sequence MPNSPDPTADMQHVLRNFELENPGIEVQVTVLDWSVAWTKITTAASTRSGPDVIQMPTTWAAAVTAMEALMPMDSLIAVSGGDSAFASVSMKFARPVGVQQATSVPWFLDVRPLYYRRDALAEAGVNPAKVRNWDEFRIALEKIRKANLVIEDQHIDPIGYPGKHDWNVIHNLAPWIWGAGGDFLDSTGTESLLATKESINGILFYLSLVRDGFNSRKNLSKNTNQVSMDFDEGRLAFWFDVTNKTLYLDSPRFLGGSSKNVTARNYSAMLPPVAPEGKMPYYFAGGSNLSVSRYTKHKRAAMALVRYLVARPDVQLEIARVMGFMPALLSTYEYPFFKDDGKRDVFQQMVLHLRSYPAVPYWGEIETEILLRRFGNIFDLITSSPEKVWPEKDIIAEIRAADKEVNRFIHRQREASR from the coding sequence ATGCCGAACAGTCCTGATCCGACTGCGGATATGCAGCATGTTCTGCGTAATTTTGAATTGGAAAATCCAGGCATTGAAGTGCAGGTGACGGTTCTTGACTGGAGCGTCGCCTGGACAAAGATAACAACGGCGGCTTCTACGCGAAGCGGCCCCGATGTGATTCAGATGCCGACGACTTGGGCTGCTGCCGTGACTGCGATGGAAGCCTTGATGCCGATGGATTCTCTGATTGCGGTGTCGGGCGGGGATTCCGCCTTTGCATCTGTGTCGATGAAGTTTGCGCGCCCGGTCGGCGTTCAACAGGCGACATCGGTTCCGTGGTTCTTGGATGTGCGCCCGCTGTATTACAGACGCGATGCTTTGGCTGAAGCGGGCGTCAATCCGGCAAAGGTGCGAAATTGGGATGAATTCCGCATTGCTTTGGAAAAAATTCGCAAAGCAAATTTGGTCATCGAAGATCAGCATATCGATCCGATTGGCTATCCAGGAAAACACGACTGGAATGTAATTCATAACTTGGCTCCGTGGATTTGGGGCGCGGGTGGTGACTTCTTGGATTCGACCGGAACGGAAAGCCTTCTTGCGACCAAAGAAAGCATCAATGGAATTCTGTTCTATTTGAGCCTTGTGCGCGATGGTTTTAACAGCCGAAAAAATTTGTCGAAGAATACAAATCAGGTGAGCATGGACTTTGATGAAGGCAGGTTGGCTTTCTGGTTCGATGTGACGAATAAGACGTTGTATTTGGATAGCCCGCGTTTCCTGGGAGGTTCATCGAAAAACGTGACAGCACGTAATTATTCGGCAATGCTTCCGCCGGTTGCTCCTGAGGGCAAGATGCCTTATTATTTTGCAGGCGGTTCGAACCTTTCTGTTTCTCGTTATACAAAACACAAACGCGCGGCGATGGCGCTTGTGCGCTACTTGGTTGCCCGTCCGGACGTTCAGCTCGAAATCGCTCGTGTGATGGGATTTATGCCGGCGCTTCTTTCCACTTACGAATATCCGTTCTTCAAGGATGACGGAAAGAGAGATGTGTTCCAGCAAATGGTTTTGCATTTGCGATCGTATCCGGCGGTTCCGTATTGGGGTGAAATCGAAACGGAAATTTTGCTCCGTCGCTTTGGAAATATCTTCGACCTGATCACATCCAGCCCCGAAAAGGTTTGGCCGGAAAAGGATATCATTGCAGAAATTCGCGCTGCGGATAAGGAAGTGAACCGCTTTATCCATCGTCAGAGGGAGGCCTCTCGATGA